One genomic window of Coffea eugenioides isolate CCC68of chromosome 1, Ceug_1.0, whole genome shotgun sequence includes the following:
- the LOC113767103 gene encoding uncharacterized protein LOC113767103 translates to MTDILERLADRQGPGSLNQLGGRERGEDRALERFLKFNPPKFVGEPDPKVAENWLERMTNIFAVLDYAENRQREDEFIKLKQGTLSVAEYEGKFTKLSKYAPELVTNERKRIRRFVQGLNVKIQEGLAAAQSSTFTEALEKAQRVESARMQVKNFHNMKRNFSSRTSRQTSKSSQPSKIGKGMRGLRTTGPPREALSRGGRSGPVQNRGAPSSGLAMTPQVTCEYCEKSNHSENECWRKSRKFLACGSTEHQLVNCPSKTKMGGFLPYLDQFVVVFIDDILVYSKNMEDHEKHLRIVLQTLREHQLYAKFIKYEF, encoded by the exons atgactgacaTCCTAGAACGCTTAGCTGATAGGCAAGGTCCTGGATCACTTAACCAACTTGGGGGACGAGAAAGAGGAGAGGACCGAGCCTTAGAAAGATTTTTGAAGTTTAATCCGCCTAAATTCGTTGGTGAACCCGATCCTaaggtagcggagaattggttggaaAGAATGACCAATATATTCGCCGTCTTAGACTATGCTGAGAAtaggcaa agggaggatgaatttatcaagtTGAAACAAGGGACCCTTAGTGTAGCTGAATACgaaggaaaatttactaaactttctaaaTATGCCCCTGAATTGGTAACCAATGAGCGGAAGAGGATAAGGCGGTTTGTGCAGGGACTTAATGTAAAAATCCAGGAGGGCTTAGCTGCAGCTCAAAGCTCCACatttactgaggctttagagaaagcgcaaCGGGTAGAAAGTGCAAGAATGCAAGTTAAAAACTTTCACAATATGAAGAGGAACTTTTCTAGTCGTACTTCTAGACAGACTAGTAAGAGTTCACAGCCTtctaaaattggaaaaggaATGAGAGGATTAAGGACTACTGGACCTCCTAGGGAAGCTTTATccagaggaggtcgtagtggacCGGTTCAGAATAGGGGAGCGCCTTCTAGTGGTTTAGCCATGACCCCTCAAGTCACTTGTGAATACTGTGAAAAATCTAACCACTCTGAGAATGAATGCTGGAGGAAGTCTAGGAAGTTTTTGGCTTGTGGTAGCACGGAGCACCAACTCGTGAACTGTCCAAGTAAAACGAAGATGGGAG ggtttttaccTTACTTGGACCAATTTGTCGTGGTCTTTATTGAcgatattttggtgtattctaagaatatggaggatcatgagAAGCACTTGAGGATTGTTTTGCAAACTCTAAGGGAacaccaattgtatgctaagtttatcAAGTATGAGTTTTGa